One genomic window of Arvicola amphibius chromosome 4, mArvAmp1.2, whole genome shotgun sequence includes the following:
- the Ankrd37 gene encoding ankyrin repeat domain-containing protein 37 isoform X2 codes for MLLLNCNLEDDGLNNLLETGASVNSPPDPHEQSPAHLAAGGGLACFLLWQLQAGADLNQQDVLGETPLHKAAKAGSLECLSLLVASDVRIDLCNKNGQTAEDLARSCGFPECARFLTTIKWMQTAKSSCAPCAPVLRQKRSVTSAESRALKRRC; via the exons ATGCTGTTGCTTAATTGCAACCTGGAG GATGATGGCCTCAATAATTTGCTGGAGACCGGAGCATCAGTCAACTCACCCCCGGATCCGCATGAGCAGTCGCCTGCACACCTAGCTGCAGGTGGCggccttgcttgctttcttctctggcagctgcaAGCAGGCGCTGACCTCAACCAACAG GATGTTCTGGGAGAAACTCCACTGCACAAGGCAGCGAAAGCTGGCAGCCTGGAATGCCTTAGCCTCCTTGTGGCCAGTGATGTCCGGATCGA CTTATGTAATAAGAACGGGCAAACAGCTGAAGATCTTGCTCGGTCGTGTGGATTTCCAGAATGTGCCAGGTTTCTGACGACGATTAAATGGATGCAGACGGCCAAGTCATCGTGTGCTCCCTGTGCTCCAGTGCTCAGACAGAAGCGAAGTGTGACGAGCGCGGAGAGCAGAGCTCTGAAGAGGAGGTGTTG A
- the Ankrd37 gene encoding ankyrin repeat domain-containing protein 37 isoform X1 translates to MLLLNCNLEDDGLNNLLETGASVNSPPDPHEQSPAHLAAGGGLACFLLWQLQAGADLNQQDVLGETPLHKAAKAGSLECLSLLVASDVRIDLCNKNGQTAEDLARSCGFPECARFLTTIKWMQTAKSSCAPCAPVLRQKRSVTSAESRALKRRCW, encoded by the exons ATGCTGTTGCTTAATTGCAACCTGGAG GATGATGGCCTCAATAATTTGCTGGAGACCGGAGCATCAGTCAACTCACCCCCGGATCCGCATGAGCAGTCGCCTGCACACCTAGCTGCAGGTGGCggccttgcttgctttcttctctggcagctgcaAGCAGGCGCTGACCTCAACCAACAG GATGTTCTGGGAGAAACTCCACTGCACAAGGCAGCGAAAGCTGGCAGCCTGGAATGCCTTAGCCTCCTTGTGGCCAGTGATGTCCGGATCGA CTTATGTAATAAGAACGGGCAAACAGCTGAAGATCTTGCTCGGTCGTGTGGATTTCCAGAATGTGCCAGGTTTCTGACGACGATTAAATGGATGCAGACGGCCAAGTCATCGTGTGCTCCCTGTGCTCCAGTGCTCAGACAGAAGCGAAGTGTGACGAGCGCGGAGAGCAGAGCTCTGAAGAGGAGGTGTTGGTAA